In Stanieria sp. NIES-3757, the DNA window TGGTGTAATTGTGAGATAGATTGAACCAAAAAAAGTGATAATTAATAGGGAAAAACTGACTTCTGACTCCCGTTTAAATATTAATTAAATCGATGATTATTTTTGCCAATTGGTATTAAATTTTTATAGCGGTTGATGCCAGATTTTTAAGAAGTTTAGTGACAAAACTTTGATGAAAATATTTTACAACTTCCAATAATTTATTCATTATTACTAAATAATTAATAATAAAACTTACTTATTTTTAAGATTCCGTTTGCAGAGCATCGTATTGTTCTTGTGTGATTCGACCTGCTTGATATAAAGTTTCCGTAATTTCGGAAATCGTTAAGACTGAATGAGCGCGATAACCTTGCTCTGCTAATCTATCTTTTACTCCGCCTTCGTGATCGATAAAGACAACAATATCTTCAACTTTTAATCCTGCCGATTCTAATTTTTCTGCACCTTCAATTGCACTTTTACCACTGATGAGAATATCATCAATTACAACTACTGTTTCTCCTGGATGAAAATTCCCTTCGATCAGACGACGAGTGCCATGCGCTTTTACTTCTTTACGAGGAAAAATCATCGGAAAATTGAGACTTAAAGCAAGTCCAGTAGCAGTGGGTAATGCACCGTAGGGAAGTCCAGCAATGCGTTCAAAAGTTAGATTTTGTAAAATCTCAGCATAAGCATTGAGAACTTGATTAAAAATCTGAGGATTAGAAATAATTTTTCTTAAATCAATATAATATGAAAAAGTTGCTCCAGAAGCTTGAACATAATCCCCAAATAAAAGACAGCCAATATCAAATAATTGTAAAATTAAGTCTTGATGAGGATGTTGCTGGAGAAAACAAACATTAGTTGTCCAAAGTTGGCAACTAGAACCTTCCTTAATTAACTGCTCTCTAATTTGATTGATTTCTTGATTTAAATTCTTAACTGCTTCAGCAAAATTTTGTTGAGCAAGATAGTCTTGAGGAACAGGAATTAATAAACCTTCTCCAGTTTGGTTTAAACCTGCCTGAAGAATTGGCTGTAAATCTCCTCCTTCCGCCCAAATACTTCTTAGCAAAATTATTCTTTCAGGGGCAATCGCACGAATTTTTCTAAGTACATCGGGGTTAGTTGTACCTACTTCTAAACCAAGTTGCTCTAAAGTACCCCAAGATTGGATTTCTCTAACTACTTGTAAATAAAAAGGATTATCTGCTGTAGGATATTCTTGTAAAGCGATCGCGCCAGGATTAGAAGTATGACAGAGAATAAAGACTGCTTGATCAGGATAAACTAAAAAAGGCGCAGCATGATCTTGTCCTGCATAAGGACTTAAAGTAACTGCATCGACTCGCCATTTTTGAAAGATAGTTCGAGCAAAAACCGTACTGGTGTTGAGATCGCTATGTTTAGCATCTAAAATTACAGGTATATGGGAAGGAATCGTCGCCAGAACTAAATCTAGTAATTCCAAGCCAGCTACACCCAACGCTTGATAAAAACCCAAAGTAGGTTTATAAGCACAAACGCGATCGCTAGTCTGTTCAATGATCCATTGTAACCAAGCTTGTAAACCAGCCATTAAATTACTCGGATTGCCCTGAAGATAAGCTTTTGGAAGCATTTCAGGATTAGGATCGAGTCCTACTACCAATAAACTCTGATTTCGGGCGATCGCTTCCTCTAATTTAGTAAAAAAATTCATAGCTTAAGATATTTCACAATGAACGGCTAACCAAATACAAGGAGGAGTAATGCTAGTATAATCAACCCGATGTTTTTGATGGGCAGGGATAAAGACGTAATCTCCTGCTACGAGTTTGATTCGGGAATTATCTTCGTAACTAAGTTCGGCTTCCCCTTGTAAAAGAATTACCCATTCATCTCGATTCTGATCGTAGTATTCCCCTAAAGGTGTAGTTTGTCCAGTAGAAATAATTCGTTCAATTAAAACCTGCTCATTCTTCAGTAAAGATTCAAACAATTCTTCTGGAGGCAACTGACTAGGCAGTTGAAAAATATTTGTCATATTGAACTATATCTAGATCTAAAATTTTATTGCGTCTTAAGTTTTGCAACCAAATAAAACTTTAAACTCACTCAATAGTGAGTAAGTTACTTTAGTAAACAAAATGGCATATTACTGGTTTAAAGCATTTCACCTCATTGGCGTAGTAGTCTGGTTTGCAGGGTTATTTTATCTAGTGCGTTTATTTGTCTATCATGCAGAAGCATATCAAGAACCAGAACCAGCCCGAACTATTTTAAAAAAACAATACGAAATAATGGAAAAACGCCTCTACAATATCATTACCACACCTGGGATGTTGGTAACAGTAGCAATGGCGATCGGTTTAATATCTACTGAACCAGCAATTCTCAAGTCAAGCTGGCTACATATTAAATTAGGTTTAGTGTTACTTCTGATTGGCTATCATCACTACTGTAAGAGAATTATGAAACAGTTAGCCAAAGATGAATGTAAATGGACAGGACAACAATTTAGAGCTTTAAATGAAGCTCCTACCGTAATGCTAGTTTTAATTGTCTTACTAGCAGTCTTTAAAAATAATCTTCCTCTCGATTTAACTACTTGGTTGATTGTAGCTTTAGTAATTGCAATGGTAGCTAGTATTCAACTCTATGCCAAAAAACGTCGCAAAGATAAAGAAAAATTAGCTCAAAGCGAGTTACAACCAGAGTTAGCATCTACTTCAGTTGAATAATTATTCAGCAGTTCGTTAGAGTGGATGATGTCCACTCTATAGCAATTCTTAAATCATTTACCAGTAGAGACGTAATATATTACGTCTCTACACCGGTTATCAATTAACCATCAACTATTAACAATCAATCTCAAAAAATAACAGCAAAAATTAAATTATTTTAACTTCACACAACAAACTAAATATCATATTCATTAATAAAATTATCGGAGTCAAACTGATTAGCATTAACATTAAGAACAGTTGCTAAAACTTCATTACTATCTGGAATTTTAATTAAAGCATTATTACCACTTTGAGTAATAGTTAGTTGTCCAAAAGTTAAACTTCCTGCTAAAGCAATTTGATCTTGGTCAAACACAAAATCTCTAATCTGATCTTGACCTTCTCCTCTTGCTAAAACAAAAATATCATCATCTTCACCGCCAGTTAAAATATCCGAACCTGCACCACCAATGAGAGTATCATCTCCATCTCCGCCGTTGAGAGTGTCTTTGGAAATTCCTCCAGTGAGATAGTCATTATCTTCTCCACCCACTAAAGAGTCAGAACCAGCAGCACCAGTTAAGGTATCATTACCTTCACGACCCTGAAGAATATCATTACCTGCTTGACCTAATAACGTATCGTTTCCTTCTCCACCAAGAAGAGTATCGTTACCTTCCCCACCGTTGAGATTATCTCCTCCATTACCGCCAAGAAGAGAATCATCTCCTTCTTGTCCTTGAATACTATCATTACCATCTCTACCATTGAGGGTGTCGTTACCTTCACCACCTAAAATACTATCGTTACCATTTGTTCCTACTAAAGAATCATCATCAGCAGTTCCAGGAATTAAAGCCATATTTAAACTCAGTTATTTATTTAAGAACACACTAACTAATGTAGTTATTGAACTTAAATTATTCATGAAAGTTTTATGAGAAAAAATTCATTTAAAACTAAATTTTCATTGATCAATTAGATAAAATTATAAATTAATTATCATAGTAATAATTTGCTTAATCTCAATTAATCAAACAAACTAGTTTAATATATTCAAAGCTAAGTTTTACAATTTAAAATTGAAATAATACTTTACTATAAAAATGTGGCAAGAAATAGCAAAAGCAATCTCTCAAGCGACAGAAAATAGTTTTGAAATTGAAAATACTCACTCGGTTGGTGGTGGATGTATTAACCAAGGTTACAAAATTAGTGGTAGTGGCAAAAATTATTTTGTCAAACTCAATCAAGCTTCTCAAGTAGAAATGTTTGTAGCGGAAGCTGTGGGTTTAGAACAAATGTATGCAACACACACGATTATCGTACCGCAACCGATTTGTTGGGGAGTAGCTGGTAATTCTTGTTATCTAGTTCTGGAATGGTTAGATTTAGGAGGTGGTAATTCTCAAGCATGGTCAGAAATGGGCAAACAATTGGCAGCCATGCATCAAAAGGGTATTACTGATAAGTTTGGCTGGGAAAGAAACAATACAATCGGTTCTACTCCTCAAATTAATACTTGGATGGATAATTGGGCAGATTTTTTTGCCGAACAACGAATTGGTTATCAGTTAAAGTTAGCTAAACGTCGTGGGGGAAATTTTCCTGATTCTCATCAAGTTGTAGAAGCAGTTAGAGAACAATTAGCTGACAGACAACCAGAAGCGTCAATCGTACATGGGGATTTATGGTCAGGAAATGCAGCCGTTACTAGAAATGGTCAGCCAGTAATTTTAGATCCTGCTACTTATTATGGCGATCGCGAGGTGGATTTGGCAATGACAGAATTATTTGGTGGTTTTCCTGCTGCTTTTTATCGTGGCTATAATCAATTTTGGCAGTTAGATAGTGGTTATCAACAACGAAAAACAATTTACAATCTTTACCACGTTCTTAATCACTTTAATTTATTTGGTGGTGGATACGCTTCGCAAGCGAGTCGGATGATTTCTCAAATTCTCAAAGATATTTGATTGTTAATTGTTAATAGCTATAAGCTCTCAGCTATAACCTAATAATCGATAACTGTTACTTAAGAACATTTTTGCTGCTGTTTAGTTAATTTGGTTTGAAAATAAGAAGGTATTCCTAACTCAGTTTGTTCGTAAAGTAGATTAAATTGCTGTTGGAAATGTTGAGCAACAATATTATTATGAATAACTAAAAGATTTTCATCATTATTATGGTTGGCAGCCTCTGACCAATTATGAGAGCCAGTGATTACTGTATTTTGATCGATG includes these proteins:
- a CDS encoding orotate phosphoribosyltransferase — encoded protein: MNFFTKLEEAIARNQSLLVVGLDPNPEMLPKAYLQGNPSNLMAGLQAWLQWIIEQTSDRVCAYKPTLGFYQALGVAGLELLDLVLATIPSHIPVILDAKHSDLNTSTVFARTIFQKWRVDAVTLSPYAGQDHAAPFLVYPDQAVFILCHTSNPGAIALQEYPTADNPFYLQVVREIQSWGTLEQLGLEVGTTNPDVLRKIRAIAPERIILLRSIWAEGGDLQPILQAGLNQTGEGLLIPVPQDYLAQQNFAEAVKNLNQEINQIREQLIKEGSSCQLWTTNVCFLQQHPHQDLILQLFDIGCLLFGDYVQASGATFSYYIDLRKIISNPQIFNQVLNAYAEILQNLTFERIAGLPYGALPTATGLALSLNFPMIFPRKEVKAHGTRRLIEGNFHPGETVVVIDDILISGKSAIEGAEKLESAGLKVEDIVVFIDHEGGVKDRLAEQGYRAHSVLTISEITETLYQAGRITQEQYDALQTES
- a CDS encoding CHP701-containing protein; the protein is MAYYWFKAFHLIGVVVWFAGLFYLVRLFVYHAEAYQEPEPARTILKKQYEIMEKRLYNIITTPGMLVTVAMAIGLISTEPAILKSSWLHIKLGLVLLLIGYHHYCKRIMKQLAKDECKWTGQQFRALNEAPTVMLVLIVLLAVFKNNLPLDLTTWLIVALVIAMVASIQLYAKKRRKDKEKLAQSELQPELASTSVE
- a CDS encoding fructosamine kinase; its protein translation is MWQEIAKAISQATENSFEIENTHSVGGGCINQGYKISGSGKNYFVKLNQASQVEMFVAEAVGLEQMYATHTIIVPQPICWGVAGNSCYLVLEWLDLGGGNSQAWSEMGKQLAAMHQKGITDKFGWERNNTIGSTPQINTWMDNWADFFAEQRIGYQLKLAKRRGGNFPDSHQVVEAVREQLADRQPEASIVHGDLWSGNAAVTRNGQPVILDPATYYGDREVDLAMTELFGGFPAAFYRGYNQFWQLDSGYQQRKTIYNLYHVLNHFNLFGGGYASQASRMISQILKDI